From a single Saimiri boliviensis isolate mSaiBol1 chromosome 7, mSaiBol1.pri, whole genome shotgun sequence genomic region:
- the RASSF9 gene encoding ras association domain-containing protein 9 isoform X2, with amino-acid sequence MDSEEKAIVVWVCQEEKIVCGLTKRTTSADVIQALLEEHEATFGEKRFLLGKPSDYCIIEKWRGSERVLPPLTRILKLWKAWGEEQPNMQFVLVKADAFLPVPLWRTAEAKLVQNTEKLWELTPANYMKTLPPDKQKRIVRKTFRKLAKIKQDTVSHDRDIMETLVHLIISQDHTIHQQVKRMKELDLEIEKCEAKFHLDRVENDGENYVQDAYLMSSFSEIEQNLDLQYEENQTLGDLHESDGVGQLEEQLKYYRILIDKLSAEIEKEVKSVCIDINEDAEGAAASELESSNLESIKCDLEKSMEAGLKIHSHLSGIQKEIKYSDSLLQMKAKEYELLAKEFNSLHISNKDGCQLKENTAKESEVPSGNGEIPPFTQRVFGNYANDTDSDTGISSNHSQDSETTVGDVMLLST; translated from the coding sequence ATGGACTCAGAAGAGAAGGCAATTGTGGTTTGGGTTTGCCAAGAAGAGAAGATTGTCTGTGGGCTGACTAAACGCACCACATCTGCTGatgtcatccaggctttgcttGAGGAACACGAAGCTACGTTTGGAGAGAAACGATTTCTTCTGGGGAAGCCCAGTGATTACTGCATTATAGAGAAGTGGAGGGGCTCAGAACGGGTTCTTCCTCCACTAACTAGAATCCTGAAGCTTTGGAAAGCATGGGGAGAGGAGCAGCCCAATATGCAATTTGTTTTGGTTAAAGCAGATGCTTTTCTTCCAGTTCCTTTGTGGCGGACAGCTGAGGCCAAATTAGtgcaaaacacagaaaaactctGGGAGCTCACCCCAGCAAACTACATGAAGACATTGCCAccagataaacaaaaaagaatcgtCAGAAAAACTTTCCGAAAACTGGCTAAAATTAAGCAGGACACAGTTTCTCATGATCGAGATATAATGGAGACATTAGTTCATCTGATAATTTCCCAGGACCATACTATTCATCAGCAAGTCAAGAGAATGAAAGAGCTGGATCTGGAAATTGAAAAGTGTGAAGCTAAGTTCCATCTTGATCGGGTAGAAAATGATGGCGAAAACTACGTTCAGGATGCATATTTAATGTCCAGTTTCAGTGAAATCGAGCAAAATCTAGACTTGCAGTATGAAGAAAACCAGACCCTGGGGGACCTACATGAAAGTGATGGAGTTGGACAGCTGGAAGAACAACTAAAATATTACCGAATACTCATTGATAAGCTCTCtgctgaaatagaaaaagaggtaAAAAGTGTTTGCATTGATATAAATGAAGATGCAGAAGGGGCAGCTGCAAGTGAACTGGAAAGCTCTAATTTGGAAAGTATCAAGTGTGATTTAGAGAAAAGCATGGAAGCTGGTTTGAAAATTCACTCTCATTTGAGTGGCATCCAGAAAGAGATTAAATATAGTGACTCATTGCTTCAGATGAAAGCAAAAGAATATGAACTCCTGGCCAAGGAGTTCAATTCACTTCACATTAGCAACAAAGATGGGTGCcagttaaaagaaaacacagcaaaGGAATCTGAGGTTCCCAGCGGCAACGGGGAGATCCCTCCCTTTACTCAAAGGGTATTTGGCAATTACGCAAATGACACAGACTCGGACACTGGTATCAGCTCTAACCACAGTCAGGACTCCGAAACAACTGTAGGAGATGTGATGCTGTTGTCAACGTAG
- the RASSF9 gene encoding ras association domain-containing protein 9 isoform X1: MAPFGRNLLKTRHKNRSPTKDMDSEEKAIVVWVCQEEKIVCGLTKRTTSADVIQALLEEHEATFGEKRFLLGKPSDYCIIEKWRGSERVLPPLTRILKLWKAWGEEQPNMQFVLVKADAFLPVPLWRTAEAKLVQNTEKLWELTPANYMKTLPPDKQKRIVRKTFRKLAKIKQDTVSHDRDIMETLVHLIISQDHTIHQQVKRMKELDLEIEKCEAKFHLDRVENDGENYVQDAYLMSSFSEIEQNLDLQYEENQTLGDLHESDGVGQLEEQLKYYRILIDKLSAEIEKEVKSVCIDINEDAEGAAASELESSNLESIKCDLEKSMEAGLKIHSHLSGIQKEIKYSDSLLQMKAKEYELLAKEFNSLHISNKDGCQLKENTAKESEVPSGNGEIPPFTQRVFGNYANDTDSDTGISSNHSQDSETTVGDVMLLST, encoded by the coding sequence atctcCAACTAAAGACATGGACTCAGAAGAGAAGGCAATTGTGGTTTGGGTTTGCCAAGAAGAGAAGATTGTCTGTGGGCTGACTAAACGCACCACATCTGCTGatgtcatccaggctttgcttGAGGAACACGAAGCTACGTTTGGAGAGAAACGATTTCTTCTGGGGAAGCCCAGTGATTACTGCATTATAGAGAAGTGGAGGGGCTCAGAACGGGTTCTTCCTCCACTAACTAGAATCCTGAAGCTTTGGAAAGCATGGGGAGAGGAGCAGCCCAATATGCAATTTGTTTTGGTTAAAGCAGATGCTTTTCTTCCAGTTCCTTTGTGGCGGACAGCTGAGGCCAAATTAGtgcaaaacacagaaaaactctGGGAGCTCACCCCAGCAAACTACATGAAGACATTGCCAccagataaacaaaaaagaatcgtCAGAAAAACTTTCCGAAAACTGGCTAAAATTAAGCAGGACACAGTTTCTCATGATCGAGATATAATGGAGACATTAGTTCATCTGATAATTTCCCAGGACCATACTATTCATCAGCAAGTCAAGAGAATGAAAGAGCTGGATCTGGAAATTGAAAAGTGTGAAGCTAAGTTCCATCTTGATCGGGTAGAAAATGATGGCGAAAACTACGTTCAGGATGCATATTTAATGTCCAGTTTCAGTGAAATCGAGCAAAATCTAGACTTGCAGTATGAAGAAAACCAGACCCTGGGGGACCTACATGAAAGTGATGGAGTTGGACAGCTGGAAGAACAACTAAAATATTACCGAATACTCATTGATAAGCTCTCtgctgaaatagaaaaagaggtaAAAAGTGTTTGCATTGATATAAATGAAGATGCAGAAGGGGCAGCTGCAAGTGAACTGGAAAGCTCTAATTTGGAAAGTATCAAGTGTGATTTAGAGAAAAGCATGGAAGCTGGTTTGAAAATTCACTCTCATTTGAGTGGCATCCAGAAAGAGATTAAATATAGTGACTCATTGCTTCAGATGAAAGCAAAAGAATATGAACTCCTGGCCAAGGAGTTCAATTCACTTCACATTAGCAACAAAGATGGGTGCcagttaaaagaaaacacagcaaaGGAATCTGAGGTTCCCAGCGGCAACGGGGAGATCCCTCCCTTTACTCAAAGGGTATTTGGCAATTACGCAAATGACACAGACTCGGACACTGGTATCAGCTCTAACCACAGTCAGGACTCCGAAACAACTGTAGGAGATGTGATGCTGTTGTCAACGTAG